A section of the Amycolatopsis sp. AA4 genome encodes:
- a CDS encoding MarR family winged helix-turn-helix transcriptional regulator, producing the protein MTSPDTGETGSLLLDDQLCFGLYSASRAVTALYRALLEPLDLTYPQYLVMLALWQQDEQQVKELGAALNLDSGTLSPLLKRLEKAGLIKRERQSDDERSVRIRLTDEGTALRAKAERIPPHVGAAMNLDNAELAKMRAAMDQLTASVNAYRESYRPS; encoded by the coding sequence ATGACCAGCCCAGACACCGGAGAAACCGGCTCGTTGCTGCTGGACGACCAGCTGTGCTTCGGCCTGTACTCGGCCTCCCGGGCAGTCACCGCGCTCTACCGCGCGCTGCTCGAACCGCTCGACCTGACCTATCCGCAGTACCTCGTGATGCTCGCGCTGTGGCAGCAGGACGAACAGCAGGTCAAGGAGCTCGGAGCCGCGCTGAACCTCGACTCCGGCACGCTGTCGCCGCTGCTGAAGCGGCTGGAGAAGGCCGGGCTGATCAAGCGCGAACGCCAGTCCGACGACGAGCGCTCGGTCCGGATCCGGCTCACCGACGAGGGAACCGCGTTGCGCGCCAAGGCGGAACGGATCCCGCCGCACGTCGGAGCGGCGATGAACCTGGACAACGCCGAACTGGCCAAGATGCGCGCCGCGATGGATCAGCTGACGGCTTCGGTCAACGCCTACCGGGAGTCCTACCGGCCGAGCTGA
- a CDS encoding alpha/beta hydrolase, which produces MTANPQNLVLEPAAQAFAEATDQPPYLFQLPPAEGRKAVDGVQDGDVELAPADIETLTVPGGPNGDVEVRIVKPEGGTGALPVLVYLHGAGWVFGDFHTHERLVRELAAGTGAAVVFPEYSRSPEARYPVAIEENYAAVKWVVQHGAEKGLDTTRIAIAGDSVGGNMTAALTLMAKERGDVKFLQQVLFYPVTDASFDTESYTKFAEGYFLSREGMKWFWDQYTTDEAQRAEITASPLRATVEQLAGLPPALVITGEADVLRDEGEAYAAKLRQAGVPVTAVRYQGVIHDFVMVNALRETHAAEAAITQAITVLRGAFGN; this is translated from the coding sequence ATGACCGCGAACCCGCAGAACCTCGTCCTCGAACCGGCCGCCCAGGCGTTCGCCGAGGCCACCGACCAGCCTCCGTACCTGTTCCAGCTTCCGCCCGCCGAGGGCCGCAAGGCGGTCGACGGCGTCCAGGACGGCGACGTCGAACTCGCCCCCGCCGACATCGAGACTCTGACTGTCCCGGGTGGACCGAACGGCGACGTCGAGGTCCGGATCGTGAAGCCGGAGGGCGGCACCGGCGCGCTGCCGGTGCTCGTCTACCTCCACGGCGCGGGCTGGGTTTTCGGCGATTTCCACACCCACGAGCGGCTGGTCCGCGAACTCGCCGCCGGCACCGGTGCGGCAGTCGTTTTCCCGGAATACAGCCGTTCGCCCGAGGCTCGTTACCCCGTCGCGATCGAAGAGAACTATGCCGCTGTGAAGTGGGTTGTCCAGCACGGTGCGGAGAAGGGGCTCGACACCACGCGAATCGCGATCGCGGGCGACTCCGTCGGCGGAAACATGACCGCGGCGCTGACGCTGATGGCGAAGGAGCGCGGGGACGTGAAGTTCCTGCAGCAGGTGCTGTTCTACCCGGTCACCGACGCGTCCTTCGACACCGAGTCGTACACGAAGTTCGCCGAGGGCTACTTCCTCAGCCGCGAAGGCATGAAGTGGTTCTGGGACCAGTACACGACCGATGAGGCACAGCGCGCCGAGATCACCGCTTCGCCGCTTCGCGCCACTGTGGAGCAACTCGCCGGACTGCCGCCGGCGCTCGTGATCACCGGCGAGGCCGACGTCCTTCGCGACGAAGGCGAGGCGTACGCCGCGAAGCTGCGTCAGGCGGGCGTTCCGGTGACGGCGGTTCGGTACCAGGGCGTGATCCACGACTTCGTGATGGTGAACGCGCTGCGGGAAACGCACGCGGCGGAAGCGGCGATCACCCAAGCGATCACGGTGTTGCGGGGCGCGTTCGGCAATTGA
- a CDS encoding ATP/GTP-binding protein, with translation MASSSSEDAAASVPTPVKIIVAGGFGAGKTTMVASVSEIPPLSTEEVLTEASTGVDDLSGVEQKKTTTVALDFGRITISPRHVLYLFGTPGQERFWFMWDDLARGAIGTVVLVDTRRLETSFAAVDFFERRKIPFVVAVNCFDNAPRYTADEIREALVVPDGVPIVMCDARQRDSSKIALIRLVKHAMTVVPQPA, from the coding sequence ATGGCCTCATCAAGCTCTGAAGACGCCGCGGCGTCGGTGCCGACCCCGGTCAAGATCATCGTCGCCGGCGGGTTCGGCGCCGGGAAGACCACCATGGTCGCCTCGGTCAGCGAAATCCCGCCGCTGTCCACCGAGGAGGTGCTCACCGAGGCGAGCACCGGCGTCGACGACCTTTCCGGCGTGGAGCAGAAGAAGACCACCACGGTCGCGCTCGACTTCGGCCGGATCACCATCTCGCCGCGGCACGTGCTGTACCTGTTCGGCACCCCGGGCCAGGAACGGTTCTGGTTCATGTGGGACGACCTGGCGCGCGGCGCGATCGGCACCGTCGTGCTGGTCGACACGCGCCGGCTCGAGACCAGCTTCGCGGCGGTCGATTTCTTCGAACGGCGGAAGATCCCGTTCGTCGTGGCGGTGAACTGCTTCGACAACGCGCCCCGTTACACCGCCGACGAGATCCGCGAGGCGCTCGTGGTGCCCGACGGCGTGCCGATCGTGATGTGCGACGCGCGGCAGCGGGATTCGAGCAAGATCGCGCTGATCCGGCTGGTGAAGCACGCGATGACGGTGGTCCCGCAGCCCGCCTGA
- the pcaB gene encoding 3-carboxy-cis,cis-muconate cycloisomerase gives MTADPDSGLLSPVRAGTPAEAVTGDRAFAAAMLEAEAALARAQARLGTVPAEAAERITKAARLVGEGGLDVVQLARDARETGNPVVSLVRTLSAKVPDAADYVHRGSTSQDIVDTAMMLVARDTLRLITADLTAIADALAELARAHRDTVMPGRTLTAHAVPTTFGLKAAIWRQGVQEAARRIAALRLPVSLGGAAGTLAAYVQYGDGTDDYAERLVAAFAEETGLAAPVLPWHADRAPVAELASALAGVTTAVGKIAVDVQVLARTEIGEVTEATGGGSSAMPHKQNPVRSALIRSAALQLPVLAAGVTQSGLAEDERSAGVWQAEWQLLRECLRLTGGATHTAVDLVRGLDIHAERMQENLQLTNGLIVSERLSAALAPRIGKARAKDLLGTASRRAIEENRPLAEILADTPEITSVVDAATLADLLDPAQYVGAARRLVDRALEDPAH, from the coding sequence ATGACCGCCGATCCTGACTCCGGCCTGCTCTCCCCGGTGCGCGCCGGAACCCCGGCCGAAGCGGTGACCGGTGACCGCGCCTTCGCTGCCGCCATGCTTGAGGCGGAGGCTGCCCTCGCTCGGGCGCAGGCGCGGCTTGGCACGGTCCCAGCCGAGGCAGCCGAGCGCATCACCAAGGCCGCGCGGCTGGTGGGCGAGGGCGGACTCGACGTCGTCCAGCTGGCCCGCGACGCGCGCGAGACCGGGAACCCGGTGGTCAGCCTCGTGCGTACGCTGTCCGCCAAGGTGCCGGACGCGGCCGATTACGTGCACCGTGGCTCGACCAGTCAGGACATCGTCGACACGGCGATGATGCTCGTCGCGCGGGACACGCTGCGGCTGATCACCGCGGACCTGACGGCGATCGCGGACGCTCTCGCCGAGTTGGCGCGCGCCCACCGCGACACGGTCATGCCCGGGCGCACCCTCACCGCGCACGCGGTGCCGACGACTTTCGGGCTGAAAGCGGCGATCTGGCGGCAGGGCGTCCAGGAAGCCGCCCGCCGGATCGCTGCGCTGCGGCTGCCGGTGTCGCTTGGTGGCGCAGCGGGGACGCTGGCCGCGTACGTCCAGTACGGCGACGGGACCGACGACTACGCGGAACGGCTAGTCGCGGCCTTCGCCGAGGAAACCGGGTTGGCCGCGCCGGTTCTGCCGTGGCATGCGGATCGCGCGCCGGTCGCCGAGCTGGCTTCCGCGTTGGCTGGGGTGACGACAGCGGTGGGCAAAATCGCGGTCGACGTTCAGGTCTTGGCCCGCACCGAAATCGGTGAGGTGACCGAAGCGACCGGGGGCGGGTCGTCGGCGATGCCGCACAAGCAGAACCCGGTGCGGTCGGCGTTGATCCGGTCGGCGGCGCTGCAACTGCCAGTGCTGGCGGCCGGAGTGACTCAGTCCGGATTGGCGGAGGACGAGCGTTCGGCCGGGGTCTGGCAGGCCGAATGGCAGCTGTTGCGCGAATGTCTCCGGTTGACCGGCGGGGCCACGCACACCGCGGTGGATTTGGTGCGGGGACTGGACATCCACGCGGAACGCATGCAGGAGAATCTCCAGCTGACCAACGGGTTGATCGTCTCGGAACGACTGTCGGCCGCTCTGGCGCCAAGGATCGGCAAGGCTCGCGCGAAAGACTTGCTGGGCACCGCTTCCCGGCGCGCGATTGAGGAAAACCGTCCGCTGGCGGAGATTCTGGCGGACACGCCGGAGATCACCAGCGTCGTCGATGCGGCGACGCTGGCCGATCTTCTCGACCCGGCGCAGTACGTCGGGGCGGCCAGGCGGTTGGTGGACCGGGCGTTGGAAGACCCCGCGCACTAA
- a CDS encoding DUF4383 domain-containing protein — translation MVRAHRARVRVEGVQPAQVLAVLLGVLFLAYGIIGLVKSGFGDFTGHGVTLWRFSANPLNNVVHVVTGVIGLLLALGSGRARTFGWLLFIGYGALFVWGLMLAGTITVNPVSGLGNPLNLADADNWLHLGIAVLGLLTAVLPARHGVLLPEDEEPVEVDPAVPPRRPETGGHGLAH, via the coding sequence ATGGTTCGTGCGCATCGGGCCCGCGTCCGGGTGGAAGGGGTGCAGCCCGCCCAGGTGCTGGCCGTTCTGCTCGGGGTCCTGTTTCTCGCCTACGGCATCATCGGGCTCGTGAAGTCCGGGTTCGGGGATTTCACCGGACACGGTGTCACTTTGTGGCGGTTTTCCGCCAATCCGCTGAACAACGTCGTCCACGTGGTGACCGGTGTGATCGGCCTGCTGCTGGCCCTCGGTTCCGGCCGCGCGCGGACGTTCGGCTGGCTGCTCTTCATCGGCTACGGCGCGCTGTTCGTCTGGGGCCTGATGCTGGCCGGGACGATCACCGTCAACCCGGTGTCCGGCCTCGGCAACCCGCTCAACCTCGCCGACGCGGACAACTGGCTGCACCTCGGCATCGCGGTACTCGGTCTGCTGACCGCGGTTCTCCCGGCGCGGCACGGGGTGCTGCTGCCGGAGGACGAGGAACCCGTCGAGGTCGATCCGGCGGTCCCGCCGCGTCGTCCCGAGACGGGCGGGCATGGTCTGGCCCACTAA
- a CDS encoding roadblock/LC7 domain-containing protein: MNEYGNSTPDLNWLLDDVVNRVVGAQNAIVLSADGLLLGKSSGMSKDDSDQLSAIASSLQSLAKGVSRQFNRGPVLQNMIEMERGYLFVSAAGQGACLAVLAGADIDVEMIAYEMNRLVKRVGDYLASAPREAANLLREAT, from the coding sequence ATGAACGAGTACGGGAACTCCACCCCTGATCTCAACTGGCTGCTCGACGACGTCGTCAACCGCGTCGTCGGCGCGCAGAACGCCATCGTGCTGTCCGCCGACGGCCTGCTGCTCGGCAAGTCGTCCGGGATGAGCAAGGACGACTCGGACCAGCTCTCGGCCATCGCGTCGAGCCTGCAGAGCCTCGCCAAAGGCGTCAGCAGGCAGTTCAACCGCGGGCCGGTGCTGCAGAACATGATCGAGATGGAACGCGGGTACCTCTTCGTGTCGGCCGCCGGGCAGGGCGCGTGCCTCGCCGTGCTCGCCGGAGCGGACATCGACGTCGAAATGATCGCGTACGAGATGAACCGGCTGGTCAAGCGCGTCGGCGACTATCTGGCGTCGGCCCCGCGCGAGGCCGCGAACCTGCTGCGGGAGGCGACATGA
- a CDS encoding DUF1772 domain-containing protein, protein MLSALAVCTIVVVGVMVGVEFSVAFVINPILSGLSDDSNQQGRAHGGRMLGALMPFWYLGSLGLSAIWAILAWDRPGTTLIVLGAGLLVVSVVMSILLLVPINNRGKTWTPENRPADWKEQMNRWDRYHYARVAVLIAAFALLVAALV, encoded by the coding sequence ATGCTCAGCGCACTCGCGGTCTGCACCATCGTGGTGGTCGGCGTGATGGTGGGGGTCGAGTTTTCCGTCGCCTTCGTCATCAACCCGATCCTCAGCGGGCTCTCGGACGACAGCAATCAGCAGGGCCGGGCGCACGGCGGCCGGATGCTCGGCGCCCTCATGCCGTTCTGGTATCTCGGTTCGCTCGGGTTGAGCGCGATCTGGGCGATCCTCGCGTGGGACCGGCCCGGCACCACCCTGATCGTGCTCGGCGCCGGGCTGCTGGTGGTCAGTGTGGTCATGTCGATCCTGCTGCTCGTCCCGATCAACAACCGCGGCAAGACGTGGACGCCGGAAAACCGCCCCGCGGACTGGAAGGAGCAGATGAACCGCTGGGACCGCTACCACTACGCGCGGGTCGCGGTGCTCATCGCCGCCTTCGCCCTGCTGGTCGCCGCGCTCGTCTGA
- a CDS encoding tryptophanase yields MRTFPPYRSQVVAEIPVTTRAEREQALAEAGYNAFNLPANKVSIDLLTDSGTGAVSTAQEAAAAAADRSYAGSDSFYRFRDALRELTGYPHLLPVHQGRAAERVLFSSVLQSGRISVSNTHFDTTRANVELLGAVAIDLPCAEFGDLDSLEPFKGNIDLDALERLLSGPDGSRVGQVLLTITNNGGGGQPVSMANLAAAAKLARAHGVPVFLDAARFAENAWLVIQREPGYADKTPREVALEAFGLVDGCVASLKKDGISPMGAFIGLTDPDLAQTCETNLIATEGFRTYGGLAAHDLDRVAKGLREVVDPNYLAARAGEAARLAQQANDAGVDIVQPPGIHALYLNAGRLLPHLSASRFPGHSLACELYLAGGIRCVELGSLYLGTLDEQNELITPAPFELVRMALPRRVYSQGHYDYVAEILGDIAKNPEKVPGYRIVEAPKILRHFNLRMAPVH; encoded by the coding sequence ATGCGGACCTTCCCGCCGTACCGCTCCCAAGTCGTCGCCGAAATTCCGGTCACCACCCGCGCCGAACGGGAGCAGGCGCTCGCCGAGGCGGGCTACAACGCCTTCAACCTGCCCGCGAACAAGGTCAGCATCGACCTGCTCACCGACTCCGGCACCGGCGCGGTCTCCACCGCGCAGGAGGCCGCCGCGGCCGCCGCGGACCGCTCCTACGCCGGGTCGGACTCGTTCTACCGCTTCCGCGACGCGCTGCGCGAACTCACCGGCTACCCGCACCTCCTGCCGGTCCACCAGGGACGCGCGGCCGAGCGCGTGCTGTTCTCCAGCGTGTTGCAAAGCGGCCGGATCTCGGTCAGCAACACGCATTTCGACACCACCCGCGCGAACGTCGAACTGCTCGGCGCCGTGGCGATCGACCTGCCCTGTGCGGAGTTCGGCGACCTCGACAGCCTCGAACCGTTCAAGGGCAACATCGACCTCGACGCCCTGGAACGCCTCCTGTCCGGACCGGACGGTTCCCGCGTCGGCCAGGTGCTGCTCACCATCACCAACAACGGCGGCGGCGGACAGCCGGTTTCGATGGCGAACCTCGCCGCGGCGGCGAAGCTCGCGCGGGCGCACGGCGTGCCGGTTTTCCTTGACGCGGCACGGTTCGCGGAGAACGCGTGGCTGGTCATCCAGCGCGAGCCGGGGTATGCGGACAAGACGCCGCGCGAGGTCGCGCTGGAGGCGTTCGGCCTGGTAGACGGCTGTGTCGCGAGCCTGAAAAAGGACGGCATCTCGCCGATGGGCGCGTTCATCGGCCTTACCGATCCGGACCTCGCCCAGACCTGCGAAACCAACCTGATCGCCACCGAGGGCTTCCGCACCTACGGCGGTCTCGCGGCACACGACCTCGACCGCGTCGCCAAGGGTCTGCGGGAAGTCGTCGACCCGAACTACCTCGCCGCGCGCGCGGGCGAGGCGGCCCGGCTCGCCCAGCAGGCCAACGACGCCGGAGTGGACATCGTGCAGCCGCCGGGCATCCACGCGCTCTACCTGAACGCGGGCCGCCTGCTGCCGCATCTGTCCGCCTCGCGGTTCCCGGGCCATTCGCTGGCCTGCGAGCTGTACCTGGCGGGCGGGATCCGGTGCGTGGAACTGGGTTCGCTCTACCTCGGCACGCTCGACGAGCAGAACGAGCTGATCACCCCGGCGCCGTTCGAGCTGGTCCGGATGGCGCTGCCGCGGCGGGTGTACAGCCAGGGCCACTACGACTACGTGGCCGAAATCCTCGGCGACATCGCGAAAAACCCGGAGAAGGTGCCCGGCTACCGGATCGTGGAGGCGCCGAAGATCCTCCGGCACTTCAACCTCCGGATGGCCCCGGTCCACTAA
- a CDS encoding tryptophan dimethylallyltransferase family protein — translation MVGASVPMVDLSMYTHAGGQLDRLCRAVGFDPEERRHLELLRLLLGESGESTVGAPAQFPCNVADDTTPVEFSVAFDANGDCVVRVLGETVGAPDPRGFLAQVAGEYGLVTDRLDAVADLFLPHEERRGPFTLWYSLIFRNGSAPKIKVYLNPQISGPTMADSLVSEGFRRLNLGEAFDPVVEHALRRGERDNFTFFALDLDDDPLSRVKVYVSHDAAEAEDAVRAAELVPGTDPMLIREFLAVLGGGKGPFEGRPLVSSYSFVEGMGGTPGNYSLYLPIRSYVPDDEIARARVHAILAQYDFDPTQLDKALAAVSQRPLRDGVGLIAHVSLRMGEFGSGITVYLSSEAYAVAPPRKRPVLGRMT, via the coding sequence ATGGTCGGAGCGAGTGTGCCGATGGTCGACTTGTCGATGTACACCCATGCCGGAGGTCAGCTCGACCGGTTGTGCCGCGCAGTGGGATTCGATCCGGAAGAACGTCGTCACCTGGAACTTCTCCGGTTGTTGCTCGGCGAGTCCGGGGAATCGACCGTCGGCGCTCCGGCGCAGTTCCCGTGCAATGTGGCGGACGACACTACGCCCGTCGAATTCTCGGTCGCATTCGACGCCAATGGCGATTGTGTGGTACGGGTGCTCGGCGAGACCGTCGGGGCCCCGGACCCGCGCGGGTTCCTCGCTCAGGTGGCCGGCGAATACGGCCTGGTCACCGACCGGCTCGACGCGGTGGCCGACCTCTTCCTCCCGCACGAGGAGCGCCGCGGGCCGTTCACGCTGTGGTACTCGCTCATCTTCCGCAACGGCTCCGCGCCGAAGATCAAGGTGTACCTGAACCCGCAGATCAGCGGTCCGACCATGGCCGATTCCCTGGTCAGCGAGGGGTTCCGGCGGCTGAACCTCGGCGAGGCGTTCGACCCGGTGGTCGAGCACGCGCTGCGCCGCGGCGAGCGCGACAACTTCACCTTCTTCGCGCTCGACCTCGACGACGACCCGCTGTCCCGGGTCAAGGTGTACGTCTCGCACGACGCCGCCGAGGCCGAGGACGCGGTGCGCGCGGCCGAGCTGGTGCCGGGCACGGATCCGATGCTGATCCGCGAGTTCCTCGCCGTGCTGGGCGGCGGAAAAGGACCCTTCGAAGGCCGTCCGCTCGTTTCCAGTTATTCCTTCGTCGAAGGCATGGGCGGCACGCCGGGAAACTACAGTCTTTACCTCCCTATTCGAAGTTACGTGCCGGACGACGAGATCGCGCGGGCTCGCGTGCACGCCATTCTCGCGCAGTACGACTTCGACCCGACACAACTGGACAAAGCGCTGGCAGCGGTTTCGCAGCGACCGCTGCGCGACGGTGTCGGACTGATCGCGCACGTCTCGCTGAGAATGGGCGAGTTCGGTTCCGGAATCACGGTCTACCTGTCCTCCGAGGCTTATGCGGTAGCCCCGCCGAGAAAGCGGCCGGTGCTCGGCCGAATGACCTGA
- a CDS encoding DinB family protein produces MTQIPKHLSKVAESDRPPIPRLAGERETLLSYLEWHRETLALKCAGLSQEAVSTRAVPPSAMSLHGLVRHLAGCERWWFRIQFAGEDVPLLHYSDDDPNQDFDRLDGDFGEALALWRAECDRSREIVAAASSLDAEGAGKTGGPFSLRWMLVSMIAEYARHNGHADLLREVTDGATGR; encoded by the coding sequence ATGACCCAGATTCCGAAGCATCTGTCCAAAGTCGCCGAGAGCGACCGGCCGCCGATCCCCCGCCTCGCGGGCGAACGCGAGACCCTCCTGTCCTATCTGGAGTGGCATCGCGAAACCCTGGCGCTGAAGTGTGCCGGCCTCAGCCAGGAAGCCGTGTCCACCCGCGCGGTCCCGCCGTCCGCAATGTCGCTCCACGGCCTGGTCCGGCACCTGGCGGGCTGCGAGCGATGGTGGTTCCGCATCCAGTTCGCCGGGGAGGACGTCCCGCTCCTGCACTACTCGGACGACGACCCGAACCAGGACTTCGACCGCCTGGACGGGGATTTCGGCGAGGCACTGGCGTTGTGGCGCGCGGAATGCGACCGGAGCCGGGAGATCGTGGCGGCCGCCTCGTCGCTGGACGCGGAGGGGGCCGGGAAGACGGGAGGGCCGTTCTCGCTGCGGTGGATGCTGGTGTCGATGATCGCGGAGTACGCCCGGCACAACGGCCATGCGGATTTGTTACGGGAGGTGACGGACGGCGCCACGGGCCGGTGA
- a CDS encoding esterase family protein — MHLSAIRLDSPVMLAVVGVLALLGVIAVPWFWDKWRKRKQLGRSATVLVALCLVIVTLGLTGNMIGGFFPTLGSLLGTGAFAAEGIDVEGGDNGVDLGRARDLGVAHARVGKGTIAHVTVTGRRTGLTRDVTVYLPPQYFQHPYKAMRFPAIIWIPNYPSGPEVTTAPIGYHLPEQLDSAISKHLLPPVIVLIPDPTGTPKIGHDTECVDEVNGSPNDTYLSADVREWGIQRLGLNPDRRAWTIAGWSSGGYCALNLVTRHPQWYAQAASVSGYEKAQVDGETENLFRGRKDIEDANNVKINVRQHPAPLELLAISGEKEQNESRAVDQMRAAAQPPVQFTTWRIPDAGHNMNTFKAQLPDVLTWIGQRIPGPSAPGPRADVTGGVKPWPLPSTGGRGALTAAEQ; from the coding sequence GTGCACCTGAGCGCAATCAGGTTGGATTCGCCCGTCATGCTCGCGGTCGTCGGCGTGCTCGCGCTCCTCGGGGTCATCGCGGTGCCGTGGTTCTGGGACAAATGGCGCAAGCGCAAGCAACTCGGCCGCAGCGCCACGGTGCTGGTCGCGCTGTGCCTCGTGATCGTGACGCTTGGCTTGACCGGCAACATGATCGGCGGATTCTTCCCGACGCTCGGCTCGCTGCTCGGGACCGGCGCGTTCGCCGCCGAGGGCATCGACGTCGAGGGCGGCGACAACGGCGTCGACCTCGGCCGGGCGCGCGACCTCGGCGTCGCGCACGCGCGGGTCGGCAAGGGGACCATCGCGCACGTGACGGTGACCGGACGGCGCACCGGCCTGACCCGCGACGTGACGGTTTACCTTCCGCCGCAATACTTCCAGCATCCGTACAAGGCGATGCGGTTCCCGGCGATCATCTGGATCCCGAACTACCCGTCCGGCCCGGAGGTCACCACCGCGCCGATCGGGTACCACCTGCCCGAACAGCTGGACTCGGCGATCTCGAAGCATCTGCTGCCGCCGGTGATCGTGCTGATCCCGGACCCGACCGGAACGCCGAAAATCGGCCACGACACCGAATGCGTCGACGAGGTCAACGGAAGTCCCAACGACACGTACTTGTCGGCGGACGTCCGGGAATGGGGAATCCAGCGTCTCGGCCTCAATCCGGACCGGCGCGCGTGGACGATCGCCGGCTGGTCGTCCGGCGGCTATTGCGCGCTGAACCTCGTGACGCGGCATCCGCAGTGGTACGCGCAGGCGGCGAGCGTGAGCGGCTACGAAAAGGCGCAGGTGGACGGCGAGACCGAGAACCTTTTCCGCGGCCGCAAGGACATCGAGGACGCGAACAACGTCAAGATCAACGTCCGGCAGCACCCGGCCCCGCTGGAACTCCTCGCGATCTCCGGGGAGAAGGAACAGAACGAAAGCCGCGCGGTCGACCAGATGCGGGCCGCCGCGCAGCCGCCGGTGCAGTTCACGACGTGGCGGATCCCCGACGCGGGGCACAACATGAACACGTTCAAGGCGCAGCTGCCGGACGTCCTGACATGGATCGGGCAGCGGATCCCGGGACCGTCGGCTCCCGGGCCGCGGGCCGACGTGACCGGCGGGGTGAAGCCGTGGCCGTTGCCGAGTACGGGTGGGCGGGGTGCGTTGACCGCGGCGGAGCAGTGA
- a CDS encoding DUF742 domain-containing protein, whose product MSDDGWYDEAAGPLVRPYTITSGRTPSEHQLDLSTQVMTLQQGSDPVGLGPEHLAITQLCRRPLSVAEIAVYVKLPLGVVRVLCGDLIDRGLVITRAPSRQPAQAPDHETLQAVLDGLIKL is encoded by the coding sequence ATGAGCGACGACGGCTGGTACGACGAGGCCGCCGGGCCGCTGGTCCGGCCCTACACGATCACCAGCGGACGGACCCCGTCCGAACACCAGCTCGACCTCTCCACCCAGGTGATGACCCTCCAGCAGGGCTCGGACCCGGTCGGGCTCGGCCCGGAGCACCTGGCGATCACGCAGCTGTGCCGCAGACCCTTGTCGGTGGCCGAGATCGCGGTGTACGTGAAGCTGCCGCTCGGCGTCGTGCGCGTGCTGTGCGGCGACCTGATCGACCGCGGTCTCGTCATCACCCGCGCCCCGTCCCGTCAGCCGGCCCAGGCGCCGGACCACGAAACTCTCCAGGCGGTTCTCGATGGCCTCATCAAGCTCTGA
- a CDS encoding TetR/AcrR family transcriptional regulator, giving the protein MSVHTRKQREQAERERLIVATARELAEQQGWDAVTTRRLAERIEYSQPVLYSHFRGKREIIGAVALEGAAELAAAVRAATHAVAGPRARATALARAYLDFAEHHPAVYDAIFQLDGGLAFAQEDTPEPLKDAFAALLETLGEVAGEGVHPGLFTELFWASLHGIATLTRAGRLPRELAEQRIELLVERLVVV; this is encoded by the coding sequence ATGTCAGTACACACCCGGAAACAGCGCGAACAGGCCGAACGCGAGCGCCTCATCGTGGCGACGGCCCGCGAACTCGCCGAACAGCAAGGCTGGGACGCGGTCACCACCCGGCGGCTGGCCGAGCGCATCGAGTACAGCCAACCCGTCCTGTACAGCCACTTCCGCGGCAAACGCGAGATCATCGGCGCGGTCGCCCTCGAGGGAGCCGCCGAACTGGCCGCGGCGGTGCGAGCCGCGACCCACGCCGTGGCGGGGCCGCGCGCCCGGGCCACCGCGCTCGCCCGGGCGTACCTCGACTTCGCTGAGCACCACCCGGCGGTCTACGACGCCATTTTCCAGCTCGACGGCGGTCTCGCGTTCGCGCAGGAAGACACCCCGGAACCGCTGAAGGACGCCTTCGCCGCGTTGCTGGAAACCCTCGGCGAGGTCGCCGGAGAAGGGGTCCACCCGGGACTGTTCACCGAGCTGTTCTGGGCGTCCCTGCACGGGATCGCGACCCTGACCCGCGCGGGACGGCTGCCGAGGGAACTCGCCGAACAGCGGATCGAGTTGCTGGTGGAACGGCTCGTCGTGGTCTGA